From the Oscarella lobularis chromosome 13, ooOscLobu1.1, whole genome shotgun sequence genome, one window contains:
- the LOC136194929 gene encoding protein white-like, translating to MSDAANDVNPLSSERENPAPLERKPTLLYDVTWKTSGRPERTPSPPRPIADLAVSSTAPDEKLGTELRRQLELQRQISAPTFTVTLSWSGVGAVARSSPSLRERCKGVKFGREKIILRNVSGIARPGELIALMGASGAGKTTLLNVLANQNVSSLYVDGNVRLNGMEVLGKSLGGVAAYVQQEDLFVGTLTVYEHLRFQAALRMGSEYSMDLKMRRVNQVIGDMGLNKCKKTVIGIPGKIKGISGGEKKRLAFASEILTNPPLLFADEPTSGLDSFMAESVVRVLQKMAESGRTIICTIHQPSSEVFSLFDRLILLAEGKVAYHGSSIGAMEFFSNVGYPCPENYNPADFYVHTLAIVPGNEEECREKVQDITDKFAVSETGNAMTTAIEEARSKTNNGSHDASYAVEFSKDTIESLSFKASVFTQIRFVLWRAWLSNIRDPTAVKVKLGQALVISLLLGLMYLQADHDQSRVQNIPGAISFVLIQLSISSVIAVLQTFPLEMPVFMREHQSRLYRTSIFYLAKASADMPFLIIQVAIFSIVTYFMIGLNNQADKFFTFFGICIIVATVAISLGYLVSAGAPSVSVALAIGPVSFIPFLLFGGFFIRSGTVPVYLEWIQFISWFFYGFETLMVNEWTDSPQLSCGTNNAGCLQNGTQVLDFFGLDENNFNRDIGVLFALLVAFRLLAFIVLTIRVYRRER from the exons ATGAGCGACGCCGCAAATGATGTGAATCCGCTCTCGTCGGAAAGAGAAAACCCCGCTCCACTTGAACGCAAACCGACTCTCCTCtacgacgtcacgtggaAGACGTCAGGTCGTCCCGAAAGGACGCCTTCGCCTCCTCGCCCCATCGCAGACCTCGCAGTATCATCCACGGCACCCGACGAGAAACTCGGGACCGAACTTCGTCGCCAGCTCGAGCTACAACGCCAAATCTCGGCGCCAACGTTCACAGTGACTCTATCGTGGTCCGGCGTTGGCGCCGTCGCTCGATCGTCGCCCTCGTTGCGCGAACGCTGCAAGGGCGTCAAATTCGGTCGCGAGAAGATTATTTTACGAAACG TTAGCGGCATCGCGAGACCCGGAGAGCTCATTGCTTTGATGGGAGCCAG TGGTGCcgggaaaacgacgttgcTCAATGTGCTGGCCAATCAgaacgtttcgtcgctctACGTCGACGGTAACGTGCGTCTCAATGGAATGGAAGTTTTAGGAAAGAGTCTGGGAGGCGTGGCTGCTTACGTTCAACAGGAAGATCTCTTTGTCGGCACTTTGACTGTCTATGAACACCTGCGCTTTCAA GCTGCTTTGCGTATGGGATCTGAGTATAGCATGGATCTAAAGATGCGTCGAGTGAATCAAGTTATTGGTGACATGGGCTTGAATAAATGCAAGAAAACCGTCATTGGAATTCCCGGTAAAATCAAGGGCATATCAGGCGGCGAGAAGAAGCGATTGGCTTTCGCTAGCGAG ATTCTGACTAATCCACCTCTCCTCTTTGCTGATGAGCCAACGTCTGGACTCGATTCCTTCATGGCGGAGTCAGTCGTTCGCGTTTTGCAGAAAATGGCTGAAAGCGGACGTACGATCATCTGCACGATTCATCAGCCTTCGTCGGAAGTTTTTTCCTTGTTCGATCGGCTTATTCTTCTCGCTGAAGGGAAAGTGGCTTATCATGGATCGTCTATTGGAGCGATGGAGTTTTTCAGCAATGTTGGCTATCCTTGTCCGGAGAACTATAATCCCGCTGATTTCTACGTTCATACGCTTGCAATTGTGCCGGGGAATGAAGAGGAGTGCCGGGAAAAAGTCCAG gATATTACTGATAAATTTGCCGTTAGTGAAACGGGGAATGCAATGACGACGGCTATAGAGGAAGCACGCTCCAAGACGAATAACGGAAGTCATGACGCG TCCTACGCCGTCGAGTTTTCAAAAGATACTATAGAGAGTTTATC ATTCAAGGCGTCTGTGTTCACTCAGATCCGCTTCGTCCTTTGGAGAGCCTGGCTGTCGAATATTCGAGATCCAACGGCAGTCAAAGTGAAATTGGGCCAAGCTCTG GTCATCTCACTACTTCTTGGTTTGATGTACCTACAAGCTGATCATGATCAAAGTCGCGTGCAGAACATTCCTGGTGCAATCAGCTTCGTTCTCATTCAACTGTCAATTAGTTCCGTAATTGCTGTTCTTCAG ACTTTTCCCTTGGAGATGCCCGTTTTTATGCGAGAACATCAATCGCGTCTCTATCGCACGTCAATCTTCTACTTGGCCAAAGCATCAGCAGAT ATGCCCTTCCTTATCATTCAAGTAGCAATATTTAGCATCGTCACTTATTTTATGATAG GGCTCAACAATCAAGCAGACAAATTCTTCACCTTCTTTGGCATATGCATCATAGTGGCCACAGTAGCTATATCTCTCg GATATCTGGTCTCGGCTGGTGCCCCCTCTGTCTCCGTTGCTCTCGCTATTGGACCTGTGTCGTTCATCCCCTTCCTTCTTTTTGGTGGATTTTTTATTCGTTCAGGAACAGT gCCGGTCTATTTGGAATGGATTCAATTTATTTCGTGGTTTTTCTACGGATTTGAAACGCTGATGGTCAACGAGTGGACCGACTCTCCACAGCTAA GTTGCGGAACCAATAACGCCGGATGCCTGCAAAACGGAACGCAGGTACTCGACTTCTTTGGACTCGACGAG AATAATTTCAATCGCGACATCGGTGTCCTATTCGCGTTGTTGGTGGCATTTCGTCTATTGGCCTTTATTGTCCTTACAATTCGTGTTTATAGAAGAGAACGCTAG
- the LOC136195035 gene encoding protein white-like isoform X1: MESSLERGRPTFSGSESSLRFAVANSLITNGGDWALEPKTQRRSFAIQRQASSPDHTVSISWKNVTVTARTAPSLRERIKGMEGREKVILREVSGIARPGQLIALMGASGAGKTTLLNVLSGHGVGKLNVEGSVTVNGKEALGRNLGSLSAYIQQEDLFVGTLRVVEHLKFHAFLRMGSQFTSEEKVARVEQVLSEMGLRKCKDTIIGVPGKIKGISGGEKKRLAFATEILTNPPVLFADEPTSGLDSFMAESVVNILQEMAESHRTILCTIHQPSSEVFALFDRLILLAEGRLAFHGSSSEAMKFFGSVGYPCPENFNPADFYVHTLAVVPGIEKECMEKIESITESFESSEGGLQLRENLKSEAATSDADEEKVKFSINRKTESYTASYFTQFRFVLWRAWLANARDPTAIRAKLIQALVISILLGLMYLQTDYDQSRLQNIPGAMTFILIQLSIGNLIAVLQTFPLETPVFLRDHRSSLYRTSAYYISKAFADVPFQIGQTLLFSVVSYFMIGLNSGADRFFIFFGSCLLISFIAISLGYAVSAYAPTVAVALAFAPLTFLPFVLFGGFFIRSGTVPVYLVWIQYISWVFYGFELLMVNEWTGTILSCNGTLASEAPSIALNGSIRCPSSSTLCLRKGEDVLDYFGLSQDNMARDIGVMFALLVVFRLLAYIILLIRVKRSEK, encoded by the exons ATGGAAAGCAGCCTGGAAAGAGGTCGTCCGACGTTTAGCGGCTCCGAGTCGTCCCttcgattcgccgtcgccaattCGTTGATCACAAACGGCGGCGATTGGGCGCTAGAGCCGAAGACGCAACGCCGCAGCTTCGCGATTCAACGCcaagcgtcgtcgcccgaTCACACGGTTTCTATATCGTGGAAAAACGTCACCGTCACGGCGCGCacggcgccgtcgcttcgagAACGGATCAAGGGAATGGAAGGTCGCGAGAAAGTTATTCTACGCGAAG TTAGCGGAATTGCTCGACCGGGTCAGCTTATCGCTCTTATGGGAGCTAG TGGTGCTGGGAAGACGACTCTGCTCAATGTCTTGTCTGGTCACGGTGTCGGTAAACTGAATGTTGAAGGCAGCGTCACAGTGAATGGCAAAGAAGCACTCGGACGAAATCTTGGCTCACTGTCAGCGTACATTCAGCAGGAGGATCTCTTTGTTGGAACTCTTAGAGTCGTCGAACATCTCAAATTTCAC gctttTCTACGTATGGGATCCCAGTTTACCTCTGAAGAGAAGGTGGCTCGTGTGGAACAAGTTCTCAGCGAAATGGGCTTGCGAAAATGCAAAGATACCATTATTGGTGTACCGGGAAAAATCAAAGGCATTTCAggcggcgagaaaaagagactCGCTTTTGCGACCGAA attttAACCAATCCTCCTGTCTTGTTTGCTGACGAACCTACGTCCGGACTCGACTCTTTCATGGCTGAATCCGTTGTGAATATTCTCCAAGAGATGGCTGAGTCACATCGCACGATCTTGTGCACCATACATCAGCCGTCTTCGGAGGTCTTTGCTCTGTTCGATCGGCTAATTCTTTTGGCTGAGGGAAGGCTCGCCTTTCACGGATCATCGAGTGAAGCCATGAAGTTTTTCGGCAGCGTTGGATATCCGTGTCCCGAGAATTTTAATCCGGCTGATTTTTACGTGCACACGCTTGCCGTTGTGCCGGGGATTGAGAAGGAGTGCATGGAAAAGATTGAA aGTATAACGGAAAGTTTCGAGTCCAGCGAAGGTGGTTTGCAACTTAGGGAGAATCTAAAGAGCGAAGCTGCTACAAGTGACGCCGATGAAGAAAAGGTCAAATTCTCAATCAATCGAAAGACGGAGTC GTACACTGCGTCCTATTTCACTCAGTTTCGCTTTGTTTTGTGGAGAGCATGGCTTGCCAATGCGCGAGATCCGACCGCTATCAGAGCCAAGTTGATCCAAGCGCTT GTTATATCAATTTTATTGGGTCTCATGTACCTTCAAACGGACTATGACCAGTCACGCTTGCAAAATATACCGGGAGCGATGACGTTTATCCTTATCCAGTTATCTATTGGAAATTTGATAGCAGTCCTTCAG ACGTTCCCTCTAGAGACTCCCGTCTTTTTGAGAGATCATCGCAGCTCGCTCTATCGCACTTCTGCTTATTATATTTCAAAGGCTTTTGCAGAC GTTCCATTTCAGATTGGTCAAACACTCCTATTCAGTGTCGTGTCATATTTTATGATAG GTTTAAACTCTGGAGCAGACAGGTTCTTTATCTTTTTTGGTTCGTGCCTTCTCATCAGCTTCATAGCCATATCTCTCG GCTACGCCGTCTCAGCGTATGCTCCAACTGTAGCTGTCGCCTTGGCATTTGCGCCGCTCACCTTTCTACCGTTTGTTCTTTTCGGGGGATTTTTCATTCGATCAGGAACAGT GCCTGTTTATCTTGTGTGGATACAGTACATATCATGGGTTTTTTACGGCTTTGAACTCTTGATGGTAAACGAGTGGACAGGAACGATTCTCT CTTGCAATGGAACTCTGGCCTCGGAAGCACCTTCTATTGCATTGAATGGGTCTATTCGCTGTCCGAGCTCTTCCACTCTCTGCCttagaaaaggagaagacgtGCTGGATTATTTTGGCTTGAGTCAG GATAATATGGCGCGAGATATTGGCGTTATGTTTGCGTTGCTGGTTGTCTTTCGCCTTTTGGCATACATCATTCTGCTGATCCGAGTGAAGAGAAGTGAAAAATAG
- the LOC136195035 gene encoding protein white-like isoform X2, protein MESSLERGRPTFSGSESSLRFAVANSLITNGGDWALEPKTQRRSFAIQRQASSPDHTVSISWKNVTVTARTAPSLRERIKGMEGREKVILREVSGIARPGQLIALMGASGAGKTTLLNVLSGHGVGKLNVEGSVTVNGKEALGRNLGSLSAYIQQEDLFVGTLRVVEHLKFHAFLRMGSQFTSEEKVARVEQVLSEMGLRKCKDTIIGVPGKIKGISGGEKKRLAFATEILTNPPVLFADEPTSGLDSFMAESVVNILQEMAESHRTILCTIHQPSSEVFALFDRLILLAEGRLAFHGSSSEAMKFFGSVGYPCPENFNPADFYVHTLAVVPGIEKECMEKIESITESFESSEGGLQLRENLKSEAATSDADEEKVKFSINRKTESYTASYFTQFRFVLWRAWLANARDPTAIRAKLIQALVISILLGLMYLQTDYDQSRLQNIPGAMTFILIQLSIGNLIAVLQTFPLETPVFLRDHRSSLYRTSAYYISKAFADVPFQIGQTLLFSVVSYFMIGLNSGADRFFIFFGSCLLISFIAISLGYAVSAYAPTVAVALAFAPLTFLPFVLFGGFFIRSGTACLSCVDTVHIMGFLRL, encoded by the exons ATGGAAAGCAGCCTGGAAAGAGGTCGTCCGACGTTTAGCGGCTCCGAGTCGTCCCttcgattcgccgtcgccaattCGTTGATCACAAACGGCGGCGATTGGGCGCTAGAGCCGAAGACGCAACGCCGCAGCTTCGCGATTCAACGCcaagcgtcgtcgcccgaTCACACGGTTTCTATATCGTGGAAAAACGTCACCGTCACGGCGCGCacggcgccgtcgcttcgagAACGGATCAAGGGAATGGAAGGTCGCGAGAAAGTTATTCTACGCGAAG TTAGCGGAATTGCTCGACCGGGTCAGCTTATCGCTCTTATGGGAGCTAG TGGTGCTGGGAAGACGACTCTGCTCAATGTCTTGTCTGGTCACGGTGTCGGTAAACTGAATGTTGAAGGCAGCGTCACAGTGAATGGCAAAGAAGCACTCGGACGAAATCTTGGCTCACTGTCAGCGTACATTCAGCAGGAGGATCTCTTTGTTGGAACTCTTAGAGTCGTCGAACATCTCAAATTTCAC gctttTCTACGTATGGGATCCCAGTTTACCTCTGAAGAGAAGGTGGCTCGTGTGGAACAAGTTCTCAGCGAAATGGGCTTGCGAAAATGCAAAGATACCATTATTGGTGTACCGGGAAAAATCAAAGGCATTTCAggcggcgagaaaaagagactCGCTTTTGCGACCGAA attttAACCAATCCTCCTGTCTTGTTTGCTGACGAACCTACGTCCGGACTCGACTCTTTCATGGCTGAATCCGTTGTGAATATTCTCCAAGAGATGGCTGAGTCACATCGCACGATCTTGTGCACCATACATCAGCCGTCTTCGGAGGTCTTTGCTCTGTTCGATCGGCTAATTCTTTTGGCTGAGGGAAGGCTCGCCTTTCACGGATCATCGAGTGAAGCCATGAAGTTTTTCGGCAGCGTTGGATATCCGTGTCCCGAGAATTTTAATCCGGCTGATTTTTACGTGCACACGCTTGCCGTTGTGCCGGGGATTGAGAAGGAGTGCATGGAAAAGATTGAA aGTATAACGGAAAGTTTCGAGTCCAGCGAAGGTGGTTTGCAACTTAGGGAGAATCTAAAGAGCGAAGCTGCTACAAGTGACGCCGATGAAGAAAAGGTCAAATTCTCAATCAATCGAAAGACGGAGTC GTACACTGCGTCCTATTTCACTCAGTTTCGCTTTGTTTTGTGGAGAGCATGGCTTGCCAATGCGCGAGATCCGACCGCTATCAGAGCCAAGTTGATCCAAGCGCTT GTTATATCAATTTTATTGGGTCTCATGTACCTTCAAACGGACTATGACCAGTCACGCTTGCAAAATATACCGGGAGCGATGACGTTTATCCTTATCCAGTTATCTATTGGAAATTTGATAGCAGTCCTTCAG ACGTTCCCTCTAGAGACTCCCGTCTTTTTGAGAGATCATCGCAGCTCGCTCTATCGCACTTCTGCTTATTATATTTCAAAGGCTTTTGCAGAC GTTCCATTTCAGATTGGTCAAACACTCCTATTCAGTGTCGTGTCATATTTTATGATAG GTTTAAACTCTGGAGCAGACAGGTTCTTTATCTTTTTTGGTTCGTGCCTTCTCATCAGCTTCATAGCCATATCTCTCG GCTACGCCGTCTCAGCGTATGCTCCAACTGTAGCTGTCGCCTTGGCATTTGCGCCGCTCACCTTTCTACCGTTTGTTCTTTTCGGGGGATTTTTCATTCGATCAGGAACA GCCTGTTTATCTTGTGTGGATACAGTACATATCATGGGTTTTTTACGGCTTTGA
- the LOC136194822 gene encoding 5-formyltetrahydrofolate cyclo-ligase-like, which produces MDMVQLHSWEDYLSLPVTKWNIKQPAVNDASRADALDSGGLDLVVTPGLGFTKDGLRLGRGKGYYDAFLAKCAAVKIPKTIGLAFSVQLCENIPVGPKDIQIDKVLYQ; this is translated from the exons ATGGACATGGTCCAGTTGCACTCCTGGGAAGATTACCTATCTCTTCCAGTGACCAAGTGGAATATCAAGCAACCAGCAG tGAATGATGCATCGAGGGCTGATGCATTGGATAGTGGTGGGCTCGACTTGGTTGTGACTCCTGGGCTTGGATTTACAAAG gatgGCTTGAGGCTGGGCAGGGGAAAG GGTTATTATGACGCTTTCTTAGCGAAGTGTGCAGCTGTGAAAATACCTAAAACAATAG GTCTCGCCTTCAGTGTCCAGTTATGCGAGAATATCCCCGTTGGACCAAAGGACATTCAAATAGATAAAGTGTTGTATCAATAA